From one Halosimplex rubrum genomic stretch:
- a CDS encoding vWA domain-containing protein — protein sequence MGTNRKSADARGQTGIIGMVILIGLVLVGAMLVLYGGSTVIESLQQDRADTSARVVMEGADSKLATLTNSEYSARERFSLGELERNRARLVRDGFLNVTVNENATCATNIPLSSIRYENADDETVAYEAGGVWVGGDEGSAMQTAPDFQFRNGSLDIAVTNMTGEVSNANNRAFYNATTSQRESVRRSQQVITGTCARPNNVTVEVRSDFYEAWGQYLAAELGTEPETFDSNRTVRVTLTQDRLPRRVDDSRNHVINMSGAPYMDDVEIDGNTVRVTKNTSNQYSVYVEALSKNRVDIGQIRRIEDAQNVTGPPLDVVFVVDESGSMLSTTSDGVRKIQAAQDAIKQFTGQLNASKDRVGLVGYSQPGAGPSYTDGSDAAWPYLTHGRYLTPPSDAFNSTVDTTGPANSYVSTYGSAGVDVANVLQHLKSNQTRESIVVFLSDGEFNGHTMDGIDSGDPNEAAEQRASTSAQQDAAVYTVGFGQSTGDFNESVLQEIATTTGGEYYYASDKDDLSEVFVNIATRISSTKQIARLPTSTSLQTGAGGAYAPQIAGDTDRVAVNVTDGTRYLNINDPTSPTLFSHAFAVTDNETVSFNASTYNCAEWRGTGITRSHNGSTYQVTRCSNMTTRDDAVGAGNASVFLDGKNMTTFFERDDPAWWQESVRDAIDSRSDVRLNTTSNITHMKSNQALVVLEYPDGTNSTNRLVLLYQVGLAESEATPEGIVNVRVNDVRVAG from the coding sequence ATGGGAACGAACCGGAAGAGCGCGGACGCGAGGGGGCAGACGGGCATCATCGGGATGGTGATACTGATCGGGCTGGTGTTGGTGGGGGCGATGCTGGTCCTGTACGGCGGATCGACGGTCATCGAGTCGCTCCAGCAGGACCGGGCCGATACGAGCGCACGCGTCGTCATGGAGGGGGCCGACTCGAAACTCGCGACGCTGACCAACTCGGAGTACTCGGCCCGCGAGCGGTTCTCGCTCGGCGAACTGGAACGAAACAGGGCCCGACTCGTCCGCGACGGGTTCCTGAACGTCACCGTCAACGAGAACGCGACGTGCGCGACGAACATCCCGCTGAGTTCGATACGATACGAGAACGCCGACGACGAGACCGTCGCCTACGAGGCGGGCGGCGTCTGGGTCGGCGGCGACGAGGGGAGCGCGATGCAGACGGCACCGGACTTCCAGTTCCGCAACGGGAGCCTCGACATCGCGGTGACGAACATGACCGGCGAGGTCTCGAACGCCAACAACCGGGCGTTCTACAACGCGACGACCTCCCAGCGCGAGTCGGTGCGGCGGTCCCAGCAGGTCATCACGGGAACCTGCGCCCGGCCGAACAACGTCACGGTCGAGGTCCGGAGCGACTTCTACGAGGCGTGGGGCCAGTATCTGGCGGCGGAACTCGGGACCGAACCCGAGACGTTCGACTCGAACCGGACGGTCCGGGTCACGCTGACGCAGGATCGACTCCCCCGGCGCGTCGACGATAGCCGCAACCACGTCATCAACATGTCGGGGGCGCCGTACATGGACGACGTCGAGATCGACGGCAACACCGTCCGCGTCACTAAAAACACCAGCAACCAGTACAGCGTCTACGTCGAGGCGCTCTCGAAGAACCGCGTCGACATCGGCCAGATCCGACGCATCGAGGACGCCCAGAACGTCACCGGACCGCCGCTGGATGTGGTGTTCGTCGTCGACGAGTCCGGATCGATGCTGAGTACGACATCGGACGGGGTCAGAAAGATCCAAGCCGCACAGGACGCGATAAAACAGTTCACCGGGCAACTGAACGCGTCAAAGGACAGAGTCGGTCTGGTCGGTTACTCCCAGCCGGGTGCCGGTCCGTCGTACACCGACGGATCGGATGCGGCGTGGCCGTACCTGACTCACGGGAGATACCTGACCCCGCCGAGCGACGCGTTCAACTCGACTGTCGATACAACCGGACCGGCGAACTCGTATGTGTCGACCTACGGGAGCGCCGGCGTTGACGTGGCGAACGTCCTGCAACACCTCAAGAGCAACCAAACCCGAGAAAGCATCGTCGTCTTCCTCTCCGACGGAGAGTTCAACGGGCACACGATGGACGGGATCGACTCAGGCGATCCCAACGAGGCGGCAGAACAGCGAGCTTCCACGTCCGCTCAGCAGGATGCAGCTGTGTACACCGTCGGGTTCGGGCAGTCGACCGGCGACTTCAACGAATCCGTGCTACAGGAGATTGCTACGACGACCGGCGGGGAGTACTACTACGCCAGCGACAAGGACGACCTCTCGGAAGTGTTCGTCAATATCGCGACCCGCATCTCCAGCACCAAGCAGATCGCGCGGCTCCCCACGTCGACGAGTCTCCAGACCGGCGCCGGGGGGGCGTACGCGCCCCAGATCGCCGGCGACACCGACCGGGTCGCGGTCAACGTCACCGACGGGACGCGGTACCTCAACATCAACGACCCGACGTCACCGACGCTGTTCAGTCACGCCTTCGCGGTCACCGACAACGAGACGGTCTCGTTCAACGCCTCGACGTACAACTGCGCCGAGTGGCGCGGGACGGGGATCACCCGGTCGCACAACGGCTCGACCTATCAGGTCACCAGATGTTCGAACATGACCACGCGCGATGACGCCGTCGGCGCCGGCAACGCGTCGGTGTTCCTCGACGGTAAAAACATGACCACGTTCTTCGAGCGCGACGACCCCGCCTGGTGGCAGGAGTCGGTCAGAGACGCGATCGACTCCCGGTCGGACGTGCGACTCAACACCACCTCCAACATCACCCACATGAAGAGCAACCAGGCGCTGGTCGTCCTCGAGTACCCCGACGGGACCAACTCCACGAACCGTCTGGTCCTGCTGTATCAGGTCGGGCTGGCGGAGTCCGAGGCGACACCGGAAGGGATCGTCAACGTCAGAGTCAACGACGTTCGGGTCGCCGGCTGA
- a CDS encoding DUF7289 family protein, whose amino-acid sequence MRLHDDDRGVRNLVGFTLTFAIIVVAVGFVATTGYQQLGDLSRNEQLDNAESAMELVASDVRQLEGSQAVVRTNDLSLSGGSLTVLDGPTMRVRAENTDFDRTFDIGGLQYAYGRSTITVENGGVFWTNGEGNTATVDRPALTCTDEHAMVSVVRLTPASTAQTGADYVSVTTERQSSELRFPMNRTGPDSAAAADELRVTVSSPRSAAWGRYFESAGNWTAAASPDTYRCDGIDAMYVRETVVSVSIR is encoded by the coding sequence ATGAGACTCCACGACGACGACCGCGGCGTCCGGAACCTGGTCGGATTCACGCTCACGTTCGCTATCATCGTCGTCGCCGTCGGATTCGTGGCGACGACCGGGTATCAGCAACTCGGCGACCTGAGCCGGAACGAACAGCTCGACAACGCGGAGTCGGCGATGGAGCTGGTCGCCTCGGACGTTCGGCAGCTCGAGGGGAGCCAGGCCGTCGTCCGGACGAACGACCTGTCGCTGTCGGGCGGGTCGCTGACGGTGCTCGACGGACCGACGATGCGCGTCAGGGCGGAGAACACCGACTTCGACCGGACGTTCGACATCGGTGGCCTCCAGTACGCCTACGGACGGTCGACGATCACCGTCGAGAACGGCGGCGTGTTCTGGACGAACGGCGAGGGGAACACGGCGACCGTCGACCGCCCGGCGCTCACCTGCACCGACGAGCACGCGATGGTGTCGGTCGTCCGCCTGACGCCGGCGTCGACCGCCCAGACCGGCGCCGACTACGTCTCGGTCACCACCGAGCGCCAGTCGAGCGAGCTCCGGTTCCCGATGAACCGGACCGGACCGGACAGCGCGGCCGCCGCCGACGAACTTCGGGTGACGGTCTCGTCGCCGCGGTCGGCGGCCTGGGGACGATACTTCGAGAGCGCGGGGAACTGGACCGCCGCGGCCTCGCCCGACACCTATCGCTGTGACGGGATCGACGCCATGTACGTCCGCGAAACGGTCGTGTCGGTGTCGATCCGATAG
- a CDS encoding DUF7266 family protein encodes MTHGFTDRGVSTQISHVFGIAITTLLIVVLVSGVTGFVHDERATIADSQLETVGNQLASQVERVDELGQHGGNVSVETSVDSTVVGTDYRVRIADGEACQTGTFHTDSCLVLAGTDIDASAKVPLNLTTDVGIEANAGGRFRLSVVDSPASTGTVQPLVDRQPRIGIGSSFEVDRFGTVVSPVNRPPIAKFTFSPGMPRSGSEVRFEAGESFDADGEIVAYKWDFGADGTFDALGRNLSRSLDPGPHEVTLRVVDNEGGTTNVTRRLRVSGLAYGGDLDDTNDGADGGGESALTFSVTNEYPDTVDTSVEIVEILVDPKDDSLTELENDCDDGGNDCLFGEWDNDEEILVDDGDDGTVDSRTATDDYIPAGGQIIELEDPVRVSDGDSARFWIGQFAEGDLTDAFDIGVRYRVDGRMNSTLVTDVPGSPNVDDVQIEHEADDDVNLVVLADRQLDTVEFDLGGDLSGTATGIDSTTATGDLYRHELNVVGSLSSGTVKANLTVAEAGGVPAFETRGSKTINESLAVLSGDYVWQSPGDWDGATDSEGVVHASFGDRQSDRLALGYPAADQFGSGLAGYWSLDGTADDATGSGLSGSMVGGPGSDLGVFGTASYQFDGDDDYVDIGDDLGDVHRGTSSLSAWVQTAASGNPQTWQSPGILGIEENGGTDDIFWGWVDQFGQIGIQAGDSAAAMSSTEIDDGQWHHVAMTYNASTGQEQVFVDGDLEDSVTTRTGPTGTDFGSIGRIEDTAGSEEYFDGNLDEVRSYDRVLSASAVEELADLNGTLTTGWQSGTQPLGPSNASLQYAADIPSATGINVTVAADYDGDGTAEERSDVIELRDGQNAVDVTGLSGTARDFRIEVELETGSVVKSPTLKRVGLTEDA; translated from the coding sequence ATGACCCACGGATTCACCGATCGAGGCGTCTCGACACAGATCTCGCACGTGTTCGGTATCGCGATCACCACGCTCCTCATCGTCGTGCTGGTGAGCGGCGTCACCGGGTTCGTCCATGACGAACGGGCGACCATCGCCGACTCGCAACTCGAGACGGTCGGAAACCAGCTCGCCTCACAGGTCGAACGCGTCGACGAACTCGGACAGCACGGCGGGAACGTCTCCGTCGAGACCTCGGTCGACTCGACCGTCGTCGGGACCGACTACCGGGTGCGGATAGCCGACGGGGAGGCGTGTCAGACCGGCACCTTCCACACCGATTCCTGTCTCGTCCTCGCCGGGACCGACATCGACGCGAGCGCGAAAGTCCCGCTGAATCTCACGACCGACGTGGGGATCGAGGCGAACGCCGGCGGTCGGTTCCGGCTCAGCGTCGTCGACTCCCCCGCGAGCACCGGGACGGTCCAACCGCTCGTCGACCGCCAGCCCAGGATCGGGATCGGCAGTTCGTTCGAGGTCGACCGCTTCGGGACGGTCGTCAGCCCGGTCAACCGCCCGCCGATCGCGAAGTTCACGTTCTCGCCCGGGATGCCCCGGAGCGGCAGCGAAGTACGCTTCGAGGCGGGCGAGTCGTTCGACGCCGACGGCGAGATCGTCGCCTACAAGTGGGACTTCGGCGCCGACGGGACGTTCGACGCCCTCGGGCGGAACCTCTCGCGGTCGCTCGATCCCGGCCCCCACGAGGTGACGCTGCGGGTCGTCGACAACGAGGGCGGGACCACCAACGTCACGCGGCGGCTCAGGGTCTCCGGCCTGGCGTACGGCGGCGACCTGGACGACACGAACGACGGCGCGGACGGCGGCGGCGAGAGCGCGCTCACGTTCTCCGTCACCAACGAGTACCCCGACACGGTCGACACGTCGGTCGAGATCGTCGAGATCCTCGTCGACCCGAAAGACGACTCGCTGACCGAGCTGGAGAACGACTGTGACGACGGGGGTAACGACTGCCTGTTCGGCGAGTGGGACAACGACGAGGAGATCCTCGTCGACGACGGAGACGACGGGACCGTCGATTCGAGGACCGCGACGGACGACTACATCCCCGCTGGAGGGCAGATCATCGAACTCGAGGACCCGGTGCGCGTGTCCGACGGCGATAGCGCCCGGTTCTGGATCGGGCAGTTCGCCGAGGGCGACCTGACCGACGCCTTCGATATCGGGGTCAGATACCGGGTCGACGGCCGGATGAACTCGACCCTGGTCACCGACGTTCCCGGGAGCCCCAACGTCGACGACGTCCAGATCGAACACGAGGCCGACGACGACGTCAACCTCGTCGTCCTCGCGGACCGGCAGCTCGATACGGTCGAATTCGACCTCGGCGGCGACCTGAGCGGGACCGCGACGGGTATCGACAGTACGACCGCTACCGGCGACCTGTACCGCCACGAGCTGAACGTCGTCGGATCGCTGTCCAGCGGGACCGTGAAGGCGAACCTCACTGTCGCCGAGGCGGGCGGCGTCCCCGCCTTCGAGACGCGCGGGTCGAAGACGATAAACGAGTCGCTGGCGGTCCTGAGTGGTGACTACGTCTGGCAGTCCCCCGGCGACTGGGACGGGGCGACCGACTCCGAGGGCGTCGTCCACGCGTCGTTCGGCGACCGCCAGAGCGACCGGCTCGCGCTGGGCTACCCCGCCGCCGACCAGTTCGGGTCGGGGCTCGCGGGCTACTGGTCGCTGGACGGGACCGCAGACGATGCCACGGGGTCGGGACTCTCGGGTTCGATGGTCGGCGGCCCGGGAAGCGACCTGGGTGTCTTCGGGACGGCGAGCTACCAGTTCGACGGGGACGACGACTACGTCGACATCGGAGACGACCTCGGGGACGTCCACCGAGGCACGTCGTCGCTCTCGGCGTGGGTCCAGACGGCCGCTTCCGGGAACCCGCAGACGTGGCAGTCGCCCGGTATCCTCGGCATCGAAGAGAACGGGGGCACTGACGACATCTTCTGGGGATGGGTCGACCAGTTCGGCCAGATAGGCATTCAGGCGGGCGACAGCGCAGCCGCGATGAGTTCGACGGAGATCGACGACGGGCAGTGGCACCACGTCGCCATGACCTACAACGCGTCGACGGGCCAGGAACAGGTGTTCGTCGACGGCGACCTCGAGGACTCGGTGACGACCAGAACGGGACCGACAGGTACCGACTTCGGCAGTATCGGCCGCATCGAGGACACCGCCGGCTCCGAGGAGTACTTCGACGGGAACCTCGACGAGGTCCGGTCGTACGACAGGGTGCTTTCGGCGTCGGCGGTCGAGGAACTCGCCGACCTGAACGGGACGCTGACGACGGGATGGCAGTCGGGGACGCAACCGCTCGGCCCGTCGAACGCCTCGCTCCAGTACGCGGCGGACATCCCGTCGGCGACGGGTATCAACGTCACCGTCGCGGCCGATTACGACGGCGACGGCACTGCGGAGGAACGCAGCGACGTGATCGAACTCCGCGACGGACAGAACGCGGTCGACGTGACCGGCCTCTCGGGCACGGCCCGTGACTTCCGGATCGAGGTCGAACTCGAGACGGGGTCTGTGGTCAAATCACCGACGCTCAAGCGGGTCGGCCTCACGGAGGACGCATGA